From a region of the Bradyrhizobium sp. KBS0727 genome:
- a CDS encoding sulfite reductase subunit alpha, which translates to MNQITPPPKIEIIPGSAPFSEAQRSWLNGFFAGLLSDAPTPLSAEQGAAVMGGGDGDDGEAPWHDQTMPIADRMKLAEGRPLRRRFMAAMAQQDCGQCGYDCHNYSEAIATKSEARLNLCVPGGKETARMLKSLYEEIDKAPAAAPSSAPAAAPATPAVVSEAGRSRDNPVPAKFLSRRLLNGKGSEKETWHIEFDLSGCGLDYVVGDSFGIFARNDLGLVDQIIALLGASHTTEVRGKTLREVLLDDVSLSPAPDSLFELISYLTGGALREKARALAQGEDPDGDAATLDVMAVLQKFSRVRPHPEAFVEALEPLQPRLYSISSSHNATPGKLSLTVDCVRYVINKRRRLGLASTFLSERINPGDELKVYVQKAHGFALPEDAKTPIIMVGPGTGIAPFRAFLQDRRATGAPGKNWLFFGHQRSDCDFFYADELNAMKTSGLLTRLSLAWSRDGDKKFYVQDRMREVGREMWTWLAEGAHVYICGDAKRMAKDVERAMVDIVAQFGARSTDEAILFVADLKKKGRFQQDVY; encoded by the coding sequence ATGAACCAGATCACGCCCCCGCCGAAGATCGAGATCATTCCCGGCAGCGCACCGTTTTCGGAAGCGCAGCGGTCATGGCTGAACGGCTTCTTTGCCGGCCTGTTGTCGGACGCACCGACCCCATTGTCGGCCGAGCAGGGCGCCGCCGTCATGGGTGGCGGCGATGGCGACGACGGTGAAGCGCCCTGGCACGACCAGACCATGCCGATCGCCGATCGGATGAAGCTCGCCGAAGGCCGCCCGCTGCGACGGCGATTCATGGCGGCGATGGCACAGCAGGATTGCGGCCAGTGCGGCTACGACTGCCATAACTATTCCGAAGCGATCGCGACCAAGAGCGAAGCGCGCCTCAATCTCTGCGTCCCCGGCGGCAAGGAAACCGCGCGGATGCTGAAGTCACTCTATGAGGAGATCGACAAGGCGCCCGCCGCCGCGCCGTCATCGGCACCGGCTGCCGCGCCCGCGACGCCCGCCGTCGTATCGGAGGCCGGGCGTTCGCGCGACAATCCGGTGCCGGCAAAATTCCTCTCGCGCCGGCTGCTGAACGGCAAGGGCTCGGAAAAGGAAACCTGGCATATCGAATTCGATCTGTCCGGCTGCGGGCTCGATTACGTCGTCGGCGATTCCTTCGGCATCTTCGCCCGCAACGATCTCGGCCTGGTGGACCAGATCATCGCGCTGCTCGGCGCGTCGCATACGACGGAGGTGAGGGGCAAGACGTTGCGCGAGGTCTTGCTCGACGATGTCTCGTTGTCTCCGGCGCCGGATTCGCTGTTCGAGCTGATCTCGTACCTGACCGGCGGCGCGCTGCGGGAGAAGGCCCGTGCGCTGGCGCAAGGGGAGGATCCCGATGGCGACGCCGCCACGCTTGACGTGATGGCGGTATTGCAGAAGTTTTCGCGGGTCCGTCCGCACCCCGAGGCCTTCGTCGAGGCGCTGGAACCGCTGCAGCCACGGCTGTACTCGATCTCGTCGTCACACAACGCGACGCCGGGAAAGCTGTCGCTGACGGTGGATTGCGTGCGTTACGTGATCAATAAGCGCCGGCGTCTGGGACTTGCATCGACGTTCCTGTCGGAGCGGATCAATCCGGGCGACGAACTCAAGGTCTATGTCCAGAAGGCCCATGGCTTCGCGCTGCCTGAGGATGCGAAAACGCCGATCATCATGGTCGGTCCGGGGACCGGCATCGCGCCATTCCGCGCCTTCCTGCAGGACCGCCGCGCCACCGGGGCGCCCGGCAAGAACTGGTTGTTCTTCGGCCATCAGCGCAGCGACTGCGATTTCTTCTATGCCGACGAACTCAACGCGATGAAGACCTCGGGTCTGCTGACCCGGTTGTCGCTGGCGTGGTCGCGCGACGGCGACAAGAAGTTCTATGTCCAGGACCGCATGCGCGAGGTCGGCCGTGAGATGTGGACGTGGCTCGCCGAGGGCGCTCACGTCTACATCTGCGGCGATGCCAAGCGCATGGCAAAGGACGTCGAGCGGGCGATGGTCGACATCGTCGCCCAGTTCGGTGCACGCTCGACCGACGAGGCCATCCTCTTTGTTGCGGATCTCAAGAAAAAGGGCCGGTTCCAGCAGGACGTGTACTAG
- a CDS encoding LamB/YcsF family protein, translating into MTTIDLNCDLGESFGPWEMGNDAAMIELATSVNVACGFHAGDADIMRHTVELAKARGVSVGAHPGYRDLHGFGRRPMPGLKSSEIENLIAYQIGALQAIATAAGHKVTHVKAHGAISNVACEDDMTARAIANAIKAVDPNLIFVVLANSKLVTAGEAANLPMVHEVFADRAYEDNGSLVSRKKPGAVLHDAKEIAERVVRMVQDGAVVSVTGKVIKMRTDTVCIHGDTPGAVEIARGVRQALKTAGIAVAPFKTAG; encoded by the coding sequence ATGACAACCATCGACCTCAATTGCGATCTCGGCGAAAGCTTTGGCCCGTGGGAAATGGGCAATGATGCCGCCATGATCGAACTCGCGACATCGGTCAACGTCGCCTGCGGTTTTCATGCCGGCGATGCCGACATCATGCGCCACACGGTCGAACTCGCGAAGGCGCGCGGCGTCAGCGTCGGCGCCCATCCTGGATATCGCGATCTGCACGGTTTTGGCCGTCGGCCGATGCCAGGGTTGAAGTCGTCGGAGATCGAAAACCTGATCGCCTACCAGATCGGCGCCTTGCAGGCGATTGCAACCGCCGCCGGCCACAAGGTGACGCACGTCAAGGCGCATGGCGCGATTTCCAACGTCGCCTGCGAGGACGACATGACGGCAAGGGCCATCGCCAACGCCATCAAGGCGGTCGATCCCAACCTCATCTTCGTGGTGCTGGCCAATTCAAAGCTGGTGACCGCGGGCGAAGCGGCCAATCTGCCGATGGTGCATGAGGTATTCGCCGACCGCGCCTATGAGGACAATGGCTCGCTGGTCTCGCGCAAAAAGCCCGGCGCCGTGCTGCACGACGCCAAAGAGATCGCCGAGCGGGTAGTGCGGATGGTGCAGGACGGTGCGGTGGTCTCGGTCACGGGCAAGGTCATCAAGATGCGCACCGATACGGTCTGCATCCACGGCGACACGCCGGGCGCGGTCGAAATCGCGCGCGGGGTCCGTCAAGCCTTGAAGACTGCCGGGATTGCGGTCGCGCCGTTTAAGACGGCTGGTTAA
- a CDS encoding biotin-dependent carboxyltransferase family protein produces the protein MSKLVIASIGPASSIQDGGRPGSQRYGLVPSGAMDRLALATANTLVGNDPFAACVEIGPFGATFTARGGAVRIALAGASRNADIAGRPVAPDTSATLADGETLTLGFARSGSFSYLAIEGSIAGEPMFGSLAVNARAGLGSPYPRPLQAGDELQTKAASGATERRIDLPPASDAPIRVVWGPQDDEFADDTKKLFVDSEWKVSATSDRMGYRLEGPALAHLHGHNIVSDGTVNGSLQVPGNGQPIVLMPDRGTSGGYPKIATVISADFGRFAQTPAGRPFRFQAVSMAEAQAEARRFAELLRSLPERLRALESVDLNLDALHDANVAGQAVSAVDAVTWQVAPQADPSGPD, from the coding sequence ACGTCCCGGCTCGCAGCGCTATGGCCTGGTGCCAAGCGGTGCGATGGATCGCCTGGCGCTGGCGACGGCGAATACGCTGGTCGGAAACGACCCCTTTGCCGCATGCGTCGAAATCGGCCCGTTCGGGGCGACGTTCACGGCGCGCGGCGGTGCGGTTCGGATCGCACTCGCCGGCGCATCACGGAATGCCGATATCGCCGGGCGCCCGGTTGCACCGGATACTTCCGCGACGCTGGCCGACGGCGAGACACTGACGCTCGGCTTTGCCCGCAGCGGTTCGTTCAGCTATCTCGCCATCGAAGGCAGTATTGCCGGCGAGCCGATGTTCGGCAGTCTTGCCGTCAACGCCCGGGCCGGCCTCGGCAGTCCCTATCCCCGTCCCCTGCAGGCCGGAGACGAATTGCAGACCAAGGCGGCCAGCGGCGCGACGGAGCGGCGGATCGACCTGCCGCCGGCATCGGACGCGCCGATCCGGGTGGTGTGGGGACCGCAGGACGACGAATTCGCCGACGACACCAAGAAGCTGTTTGTCGACAGCGAGTGGAAGGTATCGGCGACCAGTGACCGCATGGGTTACCGGCTCGAAGGCCCCGCGCTTGCGCATCTGCACGGCCACAACATCGTCTCCGACGGCACCGTGAACGGCAGCCTGCAGGTGCCCGGCAATGGCCAGCCGATCGTGCTGATGCCGGACCGCGGCACCAGCGGCGGCTATCCCAAGATCGCGACCGTGATATCAGCCGATTTCGGCCGGTTTGCGCAGACCCCGGCCGGGCGGCCGTTTCGTTTCCAGGCGGTCAGCATGGCCGAGGCGCAGGCCGAGGCGCGTAGGTTTGCCGAGCTGCTGCGCTCCCTGCCCGAGCGGTTGCGCGCGCTCGAAAGCGTTGATCTCAACCTCGACGCGCTGCACGATGCCAATGTCGCAGGCCAGGCCGTCAGCGCGGTCGATGCCGTGACCTGGCAGGTCGCGCCGCAGGCCGACCCATCGGGGCCGGACTAA